The Chanodichthys erythropterus isolate Z2021 chromosome 5, ASM2448905v1, whole genome shotgun sequence sequence tatttgttctgctgaacacaaaagaagatattttaaagaatctgcttggttacatacattcttccaaatatcttccaaATAACTttagtgtgagtaaatgatgacacaatttccatttttggatgaactatccctttagtcCTTACAGACTAAATGGTTAATCTGCAAATAATCCAGTTTCTGAAACTGGTAGAGAATGGTCATGAGTTTTATGCCcagaaaatgcatgcagttaaAAATTGTATATCTGGAATGCACTGTAAGTTTCTTTTAGataaaatgttctgtaaaaatacataaatgtaaatttcaaTTCCGTATGATTTCTTTAATGCACTTTCTCAGATATGCTACTTGATTTGAGTGACATCCTACAGGTaagtatctgtctgtctgtccgtcctgATTCTGTACTGTTTTAGTTCAAATTAAATAAGCAAGTTTGTGATTATATTCATATGAAAgggggacaaaaaaaaaaaaaatacaaaaaatttaGAACATTTTTCACGTATAGCTTTTTACTCAAAAATTGTTATGCTGGTATCATTTGGAATGAACAGTTTTGTATTAAATTAGCCCATAATGCAAATAGATGCATTTTTTGCTAGCAATCCCAGACTTTTGAGCCCAGTTATTTATGCATGTATTAGTGTGTGAAAGCCATTTTCTTCCAGCTGGTGTGGCcgtttgttttatatttttacccTCCCAGCTGTCCTATTAAACCCCCTCCCTGCCCCACACAGTAACACGCAGACCCTGTCCACTGCGGTATTTGAGTCATTAGGGGATTTTACCAGAGAAAGGACCCATAAATTCCTTTGCTCTCCCCCAGACAGAGGAGCTCTTTTGAGGCATAAGGCTGTTGCCGCCCCTCTCAGGTCAGGAGTGTGTGAGGGCCATTCTACTTTTCAGTGGTTGTGACCTCTGACATCAACCAAAAAAGATCCCTCTTTAATGCCGTGGGGCCCAGATGGAAGAAATAGGGTGTCTGTGTTTGTGCATCAtccttcatttaaataattattaaggTGGTCCAAAAAGATAAGTTCTGAGTTATATGATGTTTAAAGCTTGTTTTATGAACTAATTTTGTTATTGTAGTTCATCCTCGAAGGATAAGACACAGATATAGAGTTTGTGAGAAAGTGAAGACTCTGTGGTGATGCTGGTGCAGATCCAAACCCCAGAGCTATGAACTCCGCAACCTTCAGCATCTGTTAAAATACACAGCGTTATTACAAAGTCTTCTTGTCCCTTTTTTCATCTTCCTCACTCTATTTTATCTCTTACTCTCATTCTCTGTTATATATTCCCACTTTGTACTTGACCAAAAATGTGTGTCCATGTCTCACTCTTTCTTTCTTGCCCTAGGTGAACGTGTATGTTTTGGGGAAAACCTTCCTTGTTTTAGCCAGGGAGCTGTGCATCAACGCACCAGCTATCGGTAAGCATCAGTATCACAAACAAGTGGCATTGCTTTTTCCCATGATGCTTTGCTGCTCACCCAAATTGTACTAGTACTGCAGTATATGAATGGGTTAGTGTAGTGCTGCTCTTAATACCCAGAGGGTGCTGTGCAACTGCAAATGTAAAACCTGAATTGAACGCTGGATAGATCTATGCAATGTAAAAGCAAACTTTTGTTATCTTTtcctcacccttatgtcatttaAAACCTTTTGTCTCTGGAACTAacaggaagatatttggaaatGTGTCTGTTATATGGGCAAAAACAGATTaaactttctttaaaatgtcCTTTCTGTTCTGCAGAAGGAAAGTattaagtcatacaggtttggaatgacatgagggtgaataaatgataagagaattatcatttttgggtgatctctTTAAGGGTATATTTTACCCAGATTTAAACAGTAAACACTATTCTCATCATAACTGTACATTAGACAAAAGAAAAGGAAATGctgtttgatgaatagaaacaaatattttataatttttcagGTCACTCAGCATCAAGCTGTCAACAAATAACCATTAAACAAGACAGAGGAAAGGCTGTCTAGTTTCAAGTGCAAACTGCCCCACTTTACACAGGCAGATTATGAATAATTAGAAAGAAAATATGCTTAAATTAAAGTGTGTGTTTTAAAACAATATGttcaaagaaataaataagaatGGGCAGCATTCCATTATATGTgagacataaaaataaaatcagatcAGAGGGCATTGTTTCTCCTCCTCTAGTAGTGTCTTGTAGCTATTGTGAATGAAGGCAattatttgagaaaaaaaatccccCTGCTGTCTTTTCATTAATGGATCAGTCCGAGTACTCATGCATAAAATATCAGCTCCGGAATCTGTCCCCCCTGCACCCCTGTCCCATTAGTACTATCAGAGGAACACTGAAACTGGAAGGTGACTTTCCCACACTGGACTTCTGTCATTCCTTCCTGTCCAAAATAACTTAGCTCGCTCCCATCAAGAACAGCGCTAACTGTGTAGAATGCATCCTGCTCCACCTGTAGCGGGTGCTCGAACCACACGGGGAACGTTGAGCTAGAACCGTCAGACACAAATTTGGTCAAGTTTTGTGCCAGAAGCACTCCCTGTCTCTTTAGTTCAATTCTGACGCTATATTCCGCCTTCCCTCCGCTGGAGCCGTACAGACCAAGTCCGGCAATAAACACTCGCTTGTCCACGGCGAACTGGATGCTGTCACAGCGTCCGCGGTAGCGCCACTGGTTGCTTCGGTAGGCAGATGACTGGAACCGGTGACAGCGTTGCGGCGCCAGCCCCTTTCTGGATGCAACCGGGAATCCCAGTGAAGGTTTCGTAGCAGCTGTGTACCAGAGAAAGATGTTGTGTGTTTCCTCAAGGGTTAAAATGTTTGACTGCGCCGCTCCATCCGCAAATTCCTGCAGTGTCATGGAGGGCAAACGCACAAGGTGCAACGCCTTTCCCAGCACGGAGCGCTGGTTCTGTGACGTAAGGCTTAAGCCCTGTCTCCGACACTCTGCATCGGCCCATCCCAGGACAGCCTGGAACACCACCGCCTCCTTCACGTTCAGCGTCTCCCTGTGTAAAATGCTTTCCAGTGTGGGCAGGTCAATCTCAGAGAAACCTTCAGAGCGCAGTGCAAGTTCTGCCTGGGCGTCGATCACTTCCCAGCATCTCTGAGTGAGCTCTGGCTCTTCAAACAGACGACTCTGAGATAGCAGCACACACGCATTTCGGGCCTCCAGGCTTGTCTCGAG is a genomic window containing:
- the btbd6a gene encoding BTB/POZ domain-containing protein 6-A isoform X1, whose product is MPAAPECRLSHHGRIMKCVTFLLLLPETLKKLKRASKHPGRLSVCYNILTLSLKKRMAAELYPVNDHATVQKSGTVMLSLPEKRSAEPVAQTTASVAATPTTEQNINNNNVEIPSWHSAHPTLRERNALMFNNEHMADVHFIVGSPGESERVPAHKYVLAVGSSVFCAMFYGDLAEGDSDIHIPDVEPAAFLILLKYMYSDEIDLSADTVLATLYAAKKYLVFALARACVGFLETSLEARNACVLLSQSRLFEEPELTQRCWEVIDAQAELALRSEGFSEIDLPTLESILHRETLNVKEAVVFQAVLGWADAECRRQGLSLTSQNQRSVLGKALHLVRLPSMTLQEFADGAAQSNILTLEETHNIFLWYTAATKPSLGFPVASRKGLAPQRCHRFQSSAYRSNQWRYRGRCDSIQFAVDKRVFIAGLGLYGSSGGKAEYSVRIELKRQGVLLAQNLTKFVSDGSSSTFPVWFEHPLQVEQDAFYTVSAVLDGSELSYFGQEGMTEVQCGKVTFQFQCSSDSTNGTGVQGGQIPELIFYA
- the btbd6a gene encoding BTB/POZ domain-containing protein 6-A isoform X2, whose protein sequence is MAAELYPVNDHATVQKSGTVMLSLPEKRSAEPVAQTTASVAATPTTEQNINNNNVEIPSWHSAHPTLRERNALMFNNEHMADVHFIVGSPGESERVPAHKYVLAVGSSVFCAMFYGDLAEGDSDIHIPDVEPAAFLILLKYMYSDEIDLSADTVLATLYAAKKYLVFALARACVGFLETSLEARNACVLLSQSRLFEEPELTQRCWEVIDAQAELALRSEGFSEIDLPTLESILHRETLNVKEAVVFQAVLGWADAECRRQGLSLTSQNQRSVLGKALHLVRLPSMTLQEFADGAAQSNILTLEETHNIFLWYTAATKPSLGFPVASRKGLAPQRCHRFQSSAYRSNQWRYRGRCDSIQFAVDKRVFIAGLGLYGSSGGKAEYSVRIELKRQGVLLAQNLTKFVSDGSSSTFPVWFEHPLQVEQDAFYTVSAVLDGSELSYFGQEGMTEVQCGKVTFQFQCSSDSTNGTGVQGGQIPELIFYA